Proteins encoded within one genomic window of Mesorhizobium sp. AR10:
- the pnp gene encoding polyribonucleotide nucleotidyltransferase, which yields MFNHHKVEIEWGGRPLILETGKIARQADGAVLATYGETKVLATVVSMKEPKPGLDFFPLTVNYQEKTYAAGKIPGGYFKREGRPSEKETLVSRLIDRPIRPLFADGYKNDTQIVVTVVQHDLENDPDILSIVATSAALTLSGVPFMGPIGGARVGYINGEYVLNPHVDEMQESKLDLIVAGTTDAVLMVESEARELGEDLMLGAVMFGHRGFQPVIEAIIKLAEVAAKDPRDFTAPDYSALEGEMLKIVEGELRDAYKITDKQKRYAAVDAVKAKVKTAFAPAEGEDAKYTSEQIGSVFKELQAKVVRWNILDTGSRIDGRDLKTVRKIVSEVGVLPRTHGSALFTRGETQALVVATLGTGEDEQYVDSLTGMYKEKFLLHYNFPPYSVGETGRMGSPGRREIGHGKLAWRAIRPMLPSADQFPYTLRVVSEITESNGSSSMATVCGTSLALMDAGVPLAKPVAGIAMGLIKEGERFAVLSDILGDEDHLGDMDFKVAGTANGITSLQMDIKIDGITEEIMQIALGQAKDGRLHILDEMSHALSGARAELGEFAPRIEVMHIPTDKIRDVIGSGGKVIREIVEKTGAKINIEDDGTVKIASSNAKEIEAAKKWIHTIVAEPEVGEIYEGTVVKTADFGAFVNFFGPRDGLVHISQLANDRVAKTSDVVKEGDKVWVKLMGFDERGKVRLSMKVVDQATGKELARDKKAEGEEHAA from the coding sequence ATGTTCAATCACCACAAAGTGGAAATCGAATGGGGCGGTCGCCCGCTCATTCTGGAAACCGGCAAGATCGCGCGCCAGGCTGACGGCGCGGTGCTGGCCACCTACGGCGAAACCAAGGTTCTCGCCACCGTCGTTTCGATGAAGGAGCCGAAGCCCGGCCTCGATTTCTTCCCGCTGACCGTCAACTACCAGGAAAAGACCTATGCCGCCGGCAAGATCCCGGGCGGCTACTTCAAGCGCGAAGGCCGTCCGAGCGAAAAGGAAACGCTGGTTTCCCGCCTGATCGATCGCCCGATCCGTCCGCTCTTCGCCGATGGCTACAAGAACGACACGCAGATCGTCGTCACGGTCGTCCAGCACGATCTCGAAAACGATCCGGACATCCTGTCGATCGTCGCCACCTCGGCCGCCCTGACCTTGTCGGGTGTTCCCTTCATGGGCCCGATCGGCGGCGCTCGCGTCGGCTACATCAATGGCGAATACGTGCTCAACCCGCATGTCGACGAGATGCAGGAATCCAAGCTCGACCTGATCGTCGCCGGCACCACTGATGCCGTGTTGATGGTCGAGTCCGAAGCCAGGGAGCTCGGCGAGGATCTGATGCTCGGCGCCGTCATGTTCGGTCATCGTGGCTTCCAGCCGGTGATCGAGGCGATCATCAAGCTGGCCGAAGTCGCCGCCAAGGACCCGCGCGACTTCACCGCGCCGGATTATTCCGCGCTCGAAGGCGAGATGCTGAAGATCGTCGAAGGCGAGCTTCGCGATGCCTACAAGATCACCGACAAGCAGAAGCGTTATGCCGCCGTCGACGCCGTCAAGGCGAAGGTCAAGACTGCGTTCGCACCGGCCGAAGGTGAAGACGCCAAGTACACGTCCGAGCAGATCGGCAGCGTGTTCAAGGAACTCCAGGCCAAGGTCGTGCGCTGGAACATCCTCGACACCGGCTCGCGCATCGACGGCCGCGACCTCAAGACGGTCCGCAAGATCGTCTCGGAAGTCGGCGTCCTGCCGCGCACGCACGGCTCGGCGCTGTTCACTCGCGGCGAGACCCAGGCGCTGGTCGTCGCCACGCTGGGCACCGGCGAGGACGAGCAGTACGTCGATTCGCTGACCGGCATGTACAAGGAGAAGTTCCTCCTTCACTATAACTTCCCTCCCTATTCGGTTGGTGAAACCGGCCGCATGGGTTCGCCCGGCCGTCGCGAAATCGGCCACGGCAAGCTCGCCTGGCGCGCCATTCGTCCGATGCTGCCGAGCGCCGACCAGTTCCCCTACACGCTGCGCGTCGTCTCGGAGATCACCGAATCCAACGGTTCGTCGTCGATGGCCACCGTCTGCGGCACCTCGCTGGCGCTGATGGATGCCGGCGTTCCGCTGGCCAAGCCAGTTGCCGGCATCGCCATGGGCCTCATCAAGGAAGGCGAGCGCTTCGCGGTGCTCTCCGATATCCTTGGTGACGAGGATCACCTCGGCGACATGGACTTCAAGGTTGCCGGCACCGCCAACGGCATCACCTCGCTGCAGATGGACATCAAGATCGACGGCATCACCGAGGAGATCATGCAGATCGCACTCGGCCAGGCCAAGGATGGTCGCCTGCATATTCTCGACGAGATGTCCCATGCGCTGTCCGGCGCACGTGCCGAGCTCGGTGAGTTCGCGCCGCGCATCGAGGTCATGCACATCCCGACCGACAAGATCCGCGACGTGATCGGTTCGGGCGGCAAGGTCATCCGCGAGATCGTGGAAAAGACTGGCGCCAAGATCAACATCGAGGACGACGGCACGGTCAAGATCGCTTCCTCCAACGCCAAGGAGATCGAGGCGGCGAAGAAGTGGATCCACACCATCGTTGCCGAGCCGGAAGTCGGAGAGATCTACGAAGGCACGGTCGTCAAGACCGCCGACTTCGGCGCTTTCGTCAACTTCTTCGGTCCGCGTGACGGCCTCGTCCACATCTCGCAACTCGCCAACGATCGCGTCGCCAAGACCTCCGACGTCGTCAAGGAAGGCGACAAGGTCTGGGTCAAGCTGATGGGCTTCGACGAGCGCGGCAAGGTCCGCCTGTCGATGAAGGTCGTCGACCAGGCGACCGGCAAGGAACTCGCTCGCGACAAGAAGGCCGAAGGCGAAGAACACGCCGCCTGA
- the rpsO gene encoding 30S ribosomal protein S15 yields the protein MRATRFLEQIRKNTMSITAERKQELMGEFATAKGDTGSPEVQVAILSERIKNLTDHFKDHKKDNHSRRGLLALVSQRRSLLDYLKRKDDARYQTLIEKLGLRR from the coding sequence CTGAGGGCGACCCGTTTCCTCGAACAGATAAGGAAAAACACGATGTCGATTACTGCCGAGCGCAAACAGGAATTGATGGGTGAATTCGCAACCGCCAAGGGCGATACCGGGTCCCCGGAAGTCCAGGTGGCCATCCTTTCCGAGCGCATCAAGAACCTGACCGACCATTTCAAGGACCACAAGAAGGATAACCATTCCCGCCGTGGTCTGCTCGCTCTCGTCTCCCAGCGCCGCAGCCTGCTTGATTATCTCAAGCGCAAGGACGACGCGCGCTATCAGACGTTGATCGAGAAGCTCGGTCTGCGCCGTTGA
- the corA gene encoding magnesium/cobalt transporter CorA: MAKAGTVKKRAPVTTRRPPVGASPGTLIADPAARRSELRLTLISPDKFRTIENASIDDLNTHCHHWPVIWLDCTGLANIPLIEEIGSIFSLHPLALEDVVNTGQRPKVDFFEDHAFVVLRMIDEVTAHRYEQIAVFFGRNFVVTFQEREGDPFNPVRKRIESSVPNRLRARGADYLAYALIDAIVDSYFPPIETASDIVDSIEDEMLHTPHKHQMRQLHELRRDANVLKGVLWPMRDALATLIRNDVPYVKAETKIFLNDTLDHSLRLIELVETQREMLTGLIEMHLSLSQARTNDVISYLTIVSVIFMPLTFLVGVWGMNFDPDTSPWNMPELKAYYGYPAALVFMLVVAMGLIAFFRWKKWL, from the coding sequence ATGGCAAAGGCTGGGACGGTAAAGAAGCGGGCGCCGGTGACAACGCGGCGACCGCCGGTCGGTGCTTCGCCGGGCACGCTGATCGCCGACCCCGCGGCGCGACGGTCCGAACTGCGGCTGACACTGATCTCGCCCGATAAATTCCGGACGATCGAAAATGCCAGTATCGACGACCTCAACACCCATTGCCACCATTGGCCGGTCATCTGGCTCGACTGTACCGGTCTTGCCAACATCCCGTTGATCGAGGAGATCGGCAGCATCTTCAGCCTGCATCCGCTGGCGCTGGAGGATGTCGTCAACACCGGCCAGCGGCCGAAGGTGGATTTCTTCGAGGACCATGCCTTCGTCGTCCTCAGGATGATCGACGAAGTCACGGCGCACCGCTACGAGCAGATCGCCGTCTTCTTCGGCAGGAATTTCGTCGTCACCTTCCAGGAGCGCGAGGGCGATCCGTTCAACCCTGTGCGCAAGCGCATCGAAAGCTCGGTGCCAAACCGGCTACGGGCACGCGGTGCCGACTATCTCGCCTATGCCTTGATCGACGCCATCGTCGACAGCTATTTCCCGCCGATCGAGACTGCCAGCGACATCGTCGACAGTATCGAAGACGAGATGCTGCACACGCCGCACAAGCACCAGATGCGGCAGCTTCACGAATTGCGGCGCGATGCCAATGTGCTGAAGGGGGTGCTTTGGCCGATGCGCGATGCCCTGGCGACGCTGATCCGCAACGACGTGCCCTATGTGAAGGCCGAGACCAAGATCTTCCTCAACGACACACTAGATCATTCGCTCCGCCTGATCGAACTGGTCGAAACCCAGCGCGAGATGCTGACCGGCCTGATCGAGATGCATCTGTCGCTGAGCCAGGCGCGTACCAACGACGTCATCAGCTACCTGACGATCGTCTCGGTCATCTTCATGCCGCTCACCTTTCTCGTCGGTGTGTGGGGCATGAACTTCGACCCCGACACCTCGCCATGGAACATGCCCGAGCTGAAGGCCTACTATGGCTATCCGGCAGCACTCGTCTTCATGCTTGTTGTCGCGATGGGGCTCATCGCCTTCTTCAGATGGAAGAAGTGGCTTTAG
- the truB gene encoding tRNA pseudouridine(55) synthase TruB has protein sequence MGRRGKKKGRPISGWLVLDKPVGMGSTEAVSKIKWLFQAEKAGHAGTLDPLASGMLPIALGEATKTVPYVQDGAKIYRFTVAWGDERSTDDLEGPVTQSSDRRPAKADVLALMPKYTGVIMQTPPQFSAIKISGERAYDLAREGATVDIPAREVEIGRLDLIEHGADQTIFEVECGKGTYVRSLARDMGRDLGCFGHISELRRVEVEPFTQEDFVTIAELEAARFGEQGDESPESAEVAEAVEMPVDFSAIDALLVDTSAALECLPQIAISDDAATKIRLGNPVIIRGRDAPVEAEEACATARGKLVAIGAIEQGMFKPKRVFAG, from the coding sequence GTGGGGCGTCGCGGCAAAAAGAAGGGCCGGCCGATCTCCGGCTGGCTGGTGCTGGACAAGCCCGTCGGCATGGGCTCGACCGAGGCCGTCTCCAAGATCAAGTGGCTGTTCCAGGCGGAAAAGGCCGGCCATGCCGGCACGCTCGATCCGCTGGCGTCCGGCATGCTGCCGATCGCGCTCGGCGAGGCCACCAAGACCGTGCCTTACGTCCAGGACGGCGCCAAGATCTATCGCTTTACGGTCGCCTGGGGTGACGAGCGGTCGACCGACGACCTCGAAGGTCCGGTGACCCAGAGTTCCGACCGGCGTCCGGCAAAAGCCGATGTGCTGGCGCTGATGCCGAAATACACCGGCGTCATCATGCAGACGCCGCCGCAATTCTCGGCCATCAAGATATCAGGCGAGCGTGCCTATGACCTTGCCCGCGAGGGCGCGACGGTCGACATTCCGGCCCGCGAAGTCGAGATTGGCCGCCTCGATCTGATCGAGCATGGTGCCGACCAGACGATCTTCGAGGTCGAATGCGGCAAGGGCACTTACGTGCGCTCGCTGGCCCGCGACATGGGCCGCGACCTCGGTTGCTTCGGCCATATTTCCGAGCTGCGCCGGGTCGAGGTCGAGCCGTTCACGCAGGAGGACTTCGTCACCATCGCCGAGCTGGAGGCCGCCCGTTTCGGCGAACAGGGCGACGAAAGCCCGGAATCAGCGGAGGTTGCCGAAGCGGTCGAGATGCCGGTCGACTTCAGCGCCATCGACGCGCTTCTGGTCGACACATCGGCGGCGCTCGAGTGCCTGCCGCAGATCGCCATCAGCGACGACGCGGCAACCAAGATCCGTCTCGGCAATCCGGTCATCATCCGCGGCCGCGACGCGCCAGTGGAAGCCGAGGAAGCCTGCGCCACGGCGCGCGGCAAGCTGGTCGCCATCGGCGCCATCGAGCAAGGCATGTTCAAGCCGAAGCGGGTCTTTGCCGGGTGA
- the rbfA gene encoding 30S ribosome-binding factor RbfA, protein MPRPTTSSPSQRMLRVAEQVRHALSETLQRGEIIDPLIENTVVSVSEVRMSPDLKVATAFVSPLGAKDTDAVVEALNKHAKFVRGRVSGALRQMKFMPEFRFKLDTSFDNFARINDLLKSPEVARDLGPEDNKEDKDTK, encoded by the coding sequence ATGCCCCGTCCAACCACCTCAAGTCCATCCCAGCGCATGCTGCGCGTCGCCGAACAGGTGCGCCATGCCCTGTCCGAAACCTTGCAGCGGGGTGAGATCATCGATCCGCTGATCGAGAATACCGTGGTGTCGGTCTCGGAAGTGCGCATGTCGCCTGACCTGAAGGTCGCCACCGCTTTCGTCTCGCCGCTCGGCGCCAAGGATACCGACGCGGTGGTCGAAGCGCTCAACAAGCACGCAAAATTCGTGCGCGGCCGCGTTTCCGGCGCGCTGCGGCAGATGAAGTTCATGCCTGAGTTCCGCTTCAAACTCGACACTTCGTTCGACAATTTCGCCAGGATCAACGATTTGCTGAAATCGCCCGAAGTGGCGCGCGATCTTGGTCCCGAAGACAACAAAGAAGACAAGGACACCAAATAG
- the infB gene encoding translation initiation factor IF-2: MSDTKSGDDKTLSVTPKKTLTLKRPGTEQGIVRQNFSHGRTKQVLVETKKRKFSMPGDKPEPAAPPASVFTPKPPVAAAPVVQEAPKVPPPPPPAERGGMVLNELSRNEMEARRKALEGSKVRDVEDRQRAIDEAKRRNEDEERRKREREESARRQAEEEARLQTEAESRRRAEEEARRRAPLAAELATVDDDEDVKPKRTGAGAPVRRPVTPEVARPAKPTKGEEDRRRGKLTLNTALSDEDARARSLSSMRRRQEKFKRALHNEPREKVMREVILPETITIQELAQRMSERAVDVVKFFMKQGQILKPGDVIDADTAELVATEFGHTVRRVAESDIEEGLFNIADNPEDLESRPPVVTIMGHVDHGKTSLLDAIRNANVVSGEAGGITQHIGAYQVEKNGHKITFIDTPGHAAFTAMRARGAQATDIAILVVAADDSVMPQTIESISHAKAAGVPIIVAINKIDKHDADPQKVRSELLRHEVFVESMGGEVLDVEVSATKGTNLDKLLEAILLQAEILDLKANPDRTAEGVVIEAQLDKGRGPVATVLVQTGTLMPGDILVAGNEWGRVRALVNDRGGQIKEAPPAMPVEVLGLQGTPQAGDRFAVVNNEARAREITEYRQRLAREKSVAKHAGQRGSLEQMMSQLQTSGLKEFPLVIKGDVQGSIEAINAALDKLGTDEVRARIVHAGAGGITESDVSLAETSGAAIIGFNVRANVQARAAAAAAGIEIRYYSIIYNLVDDVKAALSGLLSPERRETFIGNAEILEIFDITKVGKIAGCRVTEGKVERGAGVRLIRDNVVIHEGTLKTLKRFKDEVSEVPGGQECGMAFQNYEDMRVGDVIECFRVEMVTRTL, translated from the coding sequence ATGAGCGATACGAAATCGGGCGACGACAAGACGTTGAGTGTTACGCCGAAGAAGACCTTGACGCTGAAGCGCCCCGGTACGGAGCAGGGCATCGTGCGCCAGAATTTCTCGCATGGCCGCACCAAGCAGGTCCTTGTCGAGACCAAGAAGCGCAAGTTCTCCATGCCTGGCGACAAGCCGGAGCCGGCTGCTCCCCCAGCGTCCGTGTTCACGCCGAAGCCGCCAGTGGCGGCTGCACCCGTGGTGCAGGAAGCGCCCAAGGTGCCGCCGCCTCCGCCCCCGGCCGAACGCGGCGGCATGGTGCTGAACGAACTGTCGCGCAATGAAATGGAAGCCCGCCGCAAGGCGCTCGAAGGCTCCAAGGTCCGCGACGTCGAGGATCGCCAGCGCGCCATCGACGAGGCCAAGCGCCGCAATGAAGATGAAGAACGCCGCAAGCGCGAGCGCGAGGAATCCGCGCGCCGTCAGGCCGAGGAAGAAGCACGGCTTCAGACCGAGGCCGAGTCCCGCCGGCGTGCCGAGGAAGAAGCACGCCGCCGCGCGCCGCTGGCCGCCGAATTGGCGACGGTCGACGACGACGAAGACGTCAAGCCGAAGCGCACCGGTGCCGGCGCCCCTGTGCGCCGTCCAGTCACGCCCGAAGTGGCACGCCCGGCCAAGCCGACCAAGGGCGAGGAAGATCGCCGCCGCGGCAAGCTGACGCTCAACACCGCGCTTTCCGACGAGGACGCCCGTGCCCGCTCGCTGTCGTCGATGCGTCGCCGCCAAGAGAAATTCAAGCGCGCGCTGCACAATGAGCCGCGCGAGAAAGTCATGCGCGAAGTGATCCTGCCCGAAACCATCACCATCCAGGAACTGGCCCAGCGCATGTCCGAACGCGCTGTCGACGTGGTCAAGTTCTTCATGAAGCAGGGCCAGATCCTGAAGCCGGGCGACGTCATCGACGCCGACACGGCCGAACTGGTTGCTACCGAATTCGGCCACACGGTCCGCCGCGTTGCCGAGTCCGACATCGAGGAAGGCTTGTTCAACATCGCTGACAATCCGGAGGACCTTGAGTCGCGTCCGCCGGTGGTGACGATCATGGGCCACGTCGATCACGGCAAGACCTCGCTGCTCGACGCCATCCGCAACGCCAATGTCGTTTCCGGCGAAGCCGGCGGCATCACCCAGCATATCGGCGCCTATCAGGTCGAGAAGAATGGTCACAAGATCACCTTCATCGACACGCCCGGCCACGCCGCCTTCACGGCGATGCGCGCGCGCGGCGCCCAGGCGACCGATATCGCCATCCTAGTGGTGGCGGCCGACGACAGCGTGATGCCGCAGACGATTGAATCGATCAGCCATGCCAAGGCAGCCGGCGTTCCGATCATCGTGGCCATCAACAAGATCGACAAGCATGACGCCGACCCGCAGAAAGTGCGCTCGGAACTGCTGCGCCATGAAGTGTTCGTCGAATCGATGGGCGGTGAAGTGCTGGACGTCGAAGTGTCGGCGACCAAGGGCACCAATCTCGACAAGCTGCTCGAAGCCATCCTGCTGCAGGCTGAAATCCTCGACCTGAAAGCCAATCCGGACCGCACCGCCGAAGGTGTCGTCATCGAGGCCCAGCTCGACAAGGGCCGTGGTCCTGTTGCCACCGTACTGGTGCAGACCGGCACGCTGATGCCGGGCGACATCCTCGTTGCCGGTAACGAATGGGGTCGGGTGCGCGCGCTGGTCAACGATCGCGGCGGGCAGATCAAGGAAGCGCCGCCGGCGATGCCGGTCGAGGTGCTTGGCCTTCAGGGCACGCCGCAGGCCGGTGACCGCTTCGCCGTGGTCAACAACGAGGCCCGCGCCCGTGAGATCACTGAATATCGCCAGCGTCTGGCGCGCGAGAAGTCGGTGGCCAAGCATGCCGGCCAGCGCGGCTCGCTCGAACAGATGATGTCGCAATTGCAGACGAGCGGGCTGAAGGAATTCCCGCTGGTCATCAAGGGCGACGTGCAGGGCTCGATCGAGGCGATCAATGCGGCGCTGGACAAGCTCGGCACCGATGAGGTGCGTGCGCGCATCGTCCATGCGGGTGCCGGCGGCATCACCGAAAGCGACGTGTCGCTGGCAGAAACCTCGGGTGCCGCGATCATCGGCTTCAACGTCCGCGCCAATGTACAGGCGCGTGCAGCCGCTGCGGCGGCAGGTATCGAGATCCGCTACTACTCGATCATCTACAATCTCGTGGATGACGTGAAGGCGGCGCTCTCCGGCCTGCTCTCGCCGGAGCGTCGCGAGACCTTCATCGGCAATGCGGAGATCCTCGAAATCTTCGACATCACCAAGGTCGGCAAGATCGCCGGCTGCCGTGTCACCGAAGGCAAGGTCGAGCGCGGTGCGGGCGTCCGCCTGATCCGCGACAACGTCGTTATCCACGAAGGCACGTTGAAGACCCTGAAGCGCTTCAAGGACGAAGTCTCGGAAGTCCCGGGCGGCCAAGAGTGCGGCATGGCCTTCCAGAACTACGAGGACATGCGCGTCGGCGACGTCATCGAGTGCTTCCGCGTCGAGATGGTGACCAGGACGCTCTGA
- a CDS encoding RNA-binding protein codes for MNDRTCIVTRKQAEPDELIRFVVGPDSAVVPDIKRNLPGRGCWVSADRLHIDKAAAKNLFARAFKAQVTVAPDLGSMVDGLLSRAALGMLGLSRKAGAIALGATKVESAVRGGLALFVLHAAEASDDGVRKISQARRATVHLGGPAILAYKLFSEAELSLALGGTNVIHAAVLAGDAGKAVQKRMVALDRYRGGTPDDLAMLAAVADEDDAAEDME; via the coding sequence ATGAACGATCGCACCTGCATCGTCACCCGCAAACAGGCCGAACCGGATGAACTGATCCGTTTCGTCGTCGGCCCGGATTCGGCCGTCGTTCCGGATATCAAGAGAAACCTGCCCGGCCGTGGTTGTTGGGTGAGCGCCGACCGCCTACATATCGACAAGGCGGCGGCGAAAAATCTGTTTGCCCGCGCCTTCAAGGCGCAAGTGACCGTGGCGCCCGATCTCGGCAGCATGGTTGACGGGCTGCTTTCCAGAGCTGCTCTGGGCATGCTGGGCCTTTCCCGCAAGGCAGGCGCAATCGCTCTTGGGGCTACCAAGGTCGAGAGCGCGGTGCGCGGCGGGCTGGCGCTTTTCGTGCTCCATGCGGCAGAAGCGTCCGACGATGGCGTGCGCAAGATCAGCCAGGCGAGACGGGCGACCGTCCATCTCGGCGGGCCCGCCATCCTTGCTTACAAACTTTTCTCCGAGGCCGAGTTGAGCTTGGCATTGGGGGGTACAAATGTGATACATGCTGCCGTTCTCGCGGGAGACGCGGGCAAGGCGGTCCAGAAGCGCATGGTTGCGCTCGACCGATATCGGGGCGGTACCCCGGACGATCTGGCAATGCTTGCGGCCGTTGCTGACGAAGATGATGCCGCAGAGGATATGGAATGA
- the nusA gene encoding transcription termination factor NusA yields the protein MVVSANRLELLQIADAVAREKSIDKSIVIAAMADAIQKAARSRYGQETNIRADINPNTGEMKLQRLMEVVEKVDDYATQIAISSARERNPDAQLGDFIAEQLPPMDFGRIAAQSAKQVIVQKVREAERDRQYDEYKDRIGEIVNGTVKRVEYGNVIVDLGRGEAIIRRDELIPRENYKYGDRVRAYVYDVRREQRGPQIFLSRTHPQFMAKLFTMEVPEIYDGIIEIKSVARDPGSRAKIAVISRDSSIDPVGACVGMRGSRVQAVVGELQGEKIDIIPWSPSAASFIVNALQPAEVAKVVLDEDAERIEVVVPDDQLSLAIGRRGQNVRLASQLTGWDIDILTEAEESERRQKEFVERSSLFMEALDVDEMVGQVLASEGFTSVEEVAYVDAGEIASIDGFDEDTASEIQTRAREYLEKIEAEHDDKRKALGVSDELREIPGVTTAMMVTLGEDGVKTIEDFAGYAADDLTGWKERKDGETKVFPGVLANYGVSRADAEQMVLAARLKAGWITEDELAAEEVPADEAVGA from the coding sequence ATGGTTGTAAGCGCCAACAGACTTGAACTGCTGCAGATCGCCGACGCGGTCGCGCGCGAAAAGTCGATCGACAAGTCGATCGTCATCGCCGCCATGGCCGATGCGATCCAGAAGGCGGCGCGCTCGCGCTACGGCCAGGAAACCAACATCCGCGCCGACATCAACCCGAATACGGGCGAGATGAAGCTGCAGCGGCTGATGGAAGTGGTCGAGAAGGTCGACGACTACGCGACGCAGATCGCCATTTCCTCGGCCCGCGAGCGCAATCCCGACGCCCAGCTCGGCGATTTCATCGCCGAACAGCTGCCGCCGATGGATTTCGGCCGCATCGCCGCCCAGTCGGCCAAGCAGGTCATCGTACAGAAGGTGCGCGAAGCCGAGCGTGACCGCCAGTATGACGAATACAAGGATCGCATCGGCGAGATCGTCAACGGCACCGTCAAGCGTGTCGAATACGGCAACGTCATCGTCGATCTCGGCCGCGGCGAGGCGATCATCCGCCGCGACGAGCTGATTCCGCGCGAAAACTACAAATATGGCGATCGCGTCCGCGCCTATGTCTACGATGTGCGCCGCGAGCAGCGCGGCCCGCAGATTTTCCTGTCGCGCACCCATCCGCAGTTCATGGCCAAGCTGTTCACCATGGAAGTGCCGGAAATCTACGACGGCATCATCGAGATCAAGTCGGTTGCCCGCGATCCGGGCTCGCGCGCCAAGATCGCCGTCATCTCGCGTGACAGTTCCATCGACCCGGTCGGCGCCTGCGTCGGCATGCGCGGCAGCCGCGTTCAGGCTGTCGTCGGCGAGTTGCAGGGCGAGAAGATCGACATCATTCCATGGTCGCCCTCGGCCGCGTCCTTCATCGTCAATGCGCTGCAGCCGGCGGAAGTCGCCAAGGTGGTGCTCGACGAGGATGCCGAACGCATCGAGGTCGTGGTTCCGGACGATCAGCTGTCGCTGGCCATCGGTCGCCGCGGGCAGAACGTGCGGCTCGCGTCGCAGCTCACTGGCTGGGATATCGACATCCTGACCGAGGCGGAAGAATCCGAGCGCCGCCAGAAGGAATTCGTCGAACGCTCGTCGCTGTTCATGGAGGCCCTCGACGTCGACGAGATGGTCGGCCAGGTGCTGGCCTCGGAAGGCTTCACCAGCGTCGAGGAAGTCGCCTATGTCGATGCCGGCGAAATCGCCTCGATCGACGGCTTTGACGAGGACACCGCTTCGGAAATCCAGACCCGCGCCCGCGAGTATCTGGAGAAGATCGAAGCCGAGCATGACGACAAGCGCAAGGCGCTGGGCGTCTCGGACGAATTGCGCGAGATCCCCGGCGTTACCACCGCCATGATGGTGACGCTCGGCGAGGACGGCGTGAAGACGATCGAGGATTTCGCCGGCTATGCAGCCGACGACCTGACCGGCTGGAAGGAACGCAAGGACGGCGAGACGAAGGTATTCCCGGGCGTGCTCGCCAATTACGGCGTGTCGCGCGCCGATGCCGAGCAGATGGTTCTGGCTGCCCGCCTCAAGGCCGGCTGGATCACCGAAGACGAGCTTGCAGCCGAAGAAGTCCCGGCTGACGAAGCCGTTGGTGCGTGA
- the rimP gene encoding ribosome maturation factor RimP, with protein MTATASEGDDRIIRESGIDARIALIVQPLLRGIGFRLVKVHLSGQNGLTLQIMAEREDGTMTVEDCEEVSRAVSPALDVDDPIEKAYHLEVSSPGIDRPLVRKSDFATWIGHLVKMETSILVADRKRFKGKIAEAGEDDVLIQRDKAAYGEEPTVRIPYDAIAETRLILTDDLIRDALSKDNRARKEAKKRRGEPDDAPEDAEAGAADEIEQEL; from the coding sequence ATGACTGCAACGGCAAGCGAAGGCGACGACCGCATCATCCGCGAAAGCGGCATCGATGCGCGCATCGCGCTGATCGTACAGCCGTTGCTGCGTGGCATTGGCTTCCGCCTCGTCAAGGTGCATCTGTCGGGCCAGAACGGCCTCACGCTGCAGATCATGGCCGAGCGCGAGGACGGCACCATGACCGTCGAGGATTGCGAAGAGGTCAGCCGCGCGGTGTCGCCGGCGCTTGATGTCGATGATCCGATCGAGAAGGCCTATCATCTCGAGGTGTCGTCGCCGGGCATCGACCGGCCGCTGGTACGCAAGTCGGATTTCGCCACGTGGATCGGTCATCTGGTGAAGATGGAAACATCGATCCTCGTCGCCGACCGCAAGCGTTTCAAGGGCAAGATCGCCGAGGCTGGTGAAGACGATGTACTGATCCAGCGCGACAAGGCCGCCTATGGCGAGGAGCCGACGGTGCGCATTCCCTACGACGCGATCGCCGAAACGCGGCTGATCCTCACCGACGACCTCATCCGTGACGCGCTGTCGAAAGACAACAGGGCGCGCAAGGAAGCCAAGAAACGCCGAGGCGAACCGGACGATGCGCCAGAAGATGCGGAAGCCGGCGCGGCAGACGAAATCGAACAGGAACTATGA